Proteins encoded together in one Panthera uncia isolate 11264 chromosome A2, Puncia_PCG_1.0, whole genome shotgun sequence window:
- the LOC125930371 gene encoding LOW QUALITY PROTEIN: transmembrane protein 230-like (The sequence of the model RefSeq protein was modified relative to this genomic sequence to represent the inferred CDS: deleted 2 bases in 1 codon): protein MQVDIWKKSDPADGTSSSNPECNLYSWKHELRTATSADCGKCAAVKLGYKDSHFVLSVLFTLAILPVYCILETYISELKASIAVSACYDALSYILAAGILNTKVKYSRLSSTDNGHIDLQFKKSPPGIPYKVIMLATALVWIGAFLIAIGSLLLVGYISESGEWGEGKQACPVLILGTLVLLPEFYHLRMAYYASKGYQGYPYDDIPDFDE from the exons ATGCAAGTGGATATCTGGAAGAAAAGTGATCCAGCAGATGGAACATCAAGTTCAAACCCTGAG TGCAATTTGTATTCTTGGAAGCATGAATTGAGAACAGCCACAAGTGCTGATTGTGGCAAATGTGCTGCTGTAAAGCTGGGCTACAAAGACAGCCATTTTGTCCTGTCTG TCCTTTTTACTCTGGCCATTCTTCCCGTGTATTGTATTCTAGAAACGTACATTTCAGAGCTGAAAGCCTCTATTG CTGTGTCAGCCTGTTATGATGCTCTCTCTTACATCCTGGCTGCTGGAATCCTCAATACTAAAGTGAAATATTCAAGGCTCTCCAGCACAGATAATGGCCACATTGACCTTCAGTTTAAGAAAAGCCCTCctggg ATCCCATATAAGGTCATTATGCTTGCTACAGCCCTGGTTTGGATTGGTGCCTTTCTCATTGCCATAGGCTCCCTTCTGCTGGTGGGCTATATCAGCgaa agtggggagtggggggagggaaaacAGGCTTGTCCAGTCCTGATCCTTGGCACCCTGGTGCTCCTGCCAGAATTTTACCACCTGCGCATGGCCTACTATGCATCCAAAGGCTACCAGGGTTACCCCTACGATGACATTCCAGATTTTGATGAGTAG